From Anopheles arabiensis isolate DONGOLA chromosome 3, AaraD3, whole genome shotgun sequence, a single genomic window includes:
- the LOC120900738 gene encoding putative SERF-like protein, with product MTRGNQRELARAKNQKKNAGQPKQRDDGLTHEQRKQRDADIMRQKQLKKEQDAKHAIKS from the exons ATGACCC GTGGAAACCAGCGCGAATTGGCCCGTGCGAAGAACCAGAAAAAGAATGCCGGCCAGCCAAAGCAGCGGGACGATGGTCTCACACACGAGCAGAGGAAGCAGCG TGACGCTGACATCATGCGACAAAAGCAGTTGAAAAAGGAGCAAGATGCAAAGCATGCGATCAAGAGTTAA
- the LOC120900737 gene encoding serine-rich adhesin for platelets-like yields the protein MDDFDSATYSIESEPDRKRIPLDDVILPTVRRSAIQIVTLSPRRQAKRSMPLTGDMDGTMQVTKLVLKTPPGSPKRQPKAPGVLVKSIQTIAGPGLTGVTTQHGTTVAAKVNNILTEKRNLPLPVVDDHTGAPYRIIPIHRSPQHKDSKSEFEARRSEREHATHEFQDFLRESFKENKTPPPSTPPLPAVPSSSSAIEVTRLVESTGPSDTESAPRGGIQFKSTGKTGISKLESCMIAPREQMKPIEVESQHAGQEKEVHVAAPTPAARRSLLMETAPLPPTTVHTSNEQTAIESIKSMPVGAKTVTTSIKHPPEVKQESHETVETAAKATRSNPVRPKPPTKPTPTKTAPKEEVKKKEKSYDPAKAREFMKEQQAKRRLEKKDALTSGTATSSKGAAEKDLIKKRLETLRQSSQKLVSKNLQKARKRSVSCTPNGGSSKPIATSNDKSTASAQPKNRAGAVKPSLGLRKFASTPTLRLVKRENVPNEEKQSNPLKKAEPEQPVRSVAEPHSAASRSSDGRGGAKGTASERSANPSTASSSRTGKASLKIGILRKPDSMALDDIVSPSPLKPLPKTAKVNAQLIVIKADQDEAIEAAEKELKLQVPDVKLVAPNTTAALGVSQDRERPYTVAREEEHPAHDHHAEPVKSIPSWLKQSLRQPDPYPFILAVRKKLEAVQNVREEKVQPIATEEKQKVTQQQLSGTRYNAYLNEIESVPYIRKKATGYPQPTEVIATNKRQSKDTLDGESAIVTKISTCASPNTTSEISSIRSDIALPLPPLFSSTKIEIPPATTAPFYPATASGGPISPLSVDRISQMKIATPGNMSRSSHIVNLTKSLESKNEERVKPQTAAAAFRPEAPTTLQQSFNDPQPLDRSQRELEYQRLLESFNRSLTHVIEVNQQLYSALKNVPSAPAIPPFPQEVLRIRDEMTQTSLPIPVLPKPAVVAIEQLQDNKVSGASTTTASNYSDDFEHQSQTEAPPPVPERSANDTIAVSSSTTFSSGSSSPASSDSNSGSASSSSSSDSADSNTNNSSSSQSSSASSMDHERIDSPRRAVNHPPANATDDERKAKSNTTTAHSSDFDSRSFSLSDSHNNTMNNQPPQPEEYLPSFEESLRRRQLPPMGHQHDGFEKRSNENEKGLAGGEQNVSQDSSISEQLPPEDREEEQSFSFNHSEKANDLKVNAVPPMVSNLSEESIKKDLPQVKNDTLPYEENLDATINSDLLAAMFNRTDLEVSILSTTVSETNLSYSSIGMFDQLIQNERSKEDQLVSRVQSKQKALLNRAKGQLAWLELQKQRYREKGMTDQITAVKKKQRAILLRLEKDRAELNRAIKSSTESSRTVTGNHGHVLTSRVMDSKLTSYCSSPVANNSGSLTLRKSSRKVSATVHQQHAPENQHRGITGTATTTTNNSIQIAIRGRELEPNERLEDILLRREEELRKRKEHVQRLLEWHRKLEREEEELIAVEDRLLAYNSRKLESAGGGQQHTPRKEASIEARVESIEKSLRILHSIPPAIVRRAKEERDDGDSSSGRAAEVEEETVLTRGSKLNRLWYRLTGVKEQRYEPARNYPVTRPHMEALYEDAKRCVLEGFQRNDVQLREALLEQSIGISHRGGNETVDSHIESVEENKSHQSSVAGEETVRVVPPQVELVAKEPENDIVAKGMDETVVPEHVETVAKEETAMLEQAENISQEDTDAPECDLPPMEEDAGKCLLSSTVNGWSPPASRRSIESVEFHTLEETPTQHYQSALENEMATERDRGEEETVKSDSYSTSFEEQPHEGTDEADVSAAVAEESQQLIEDMSLPPMLLLLNNTTEQLEIDDEDGSATSSSNSSSSSSTTSSCESSATVELSVPLAVEEKLPDGVVTSEEHDLAMSDATSISIAQSLEDVSESESVSNTTTPTTVTPTMAIEIVEKEAGSDKNQLEPEDERSNELKTEVTPSKEDVPANQPPPTSESDYEDEEFHTKSSSGQGGTTSELAKRLATLHDELEELSETFERTPLMKSPLMATPPQALPDHPVEDQNSSEETITFDYDEDGGEITPPSEEPVKGEEEEQSSTSESKEEEDQAASKIEVKLRSKTVASDDTIAIATGTTSAAYGRDDHTESIATPPPAPPSPSIGVRMPDIINEAEVLRRQQLQIEQEIKELEQQVGFFREIPNKPPPPYIPPANGSPLALLFPPDARIDELIDGRVEQLHRDRVAPESLRSDHVTNVYEKLILDMCVEFYRDLRPAEPTVSFRTIAHDKRPLVFHNPPDALGCMKDYIRAKIRRVLSDAQLTLQQQQQQHQQHQLLLHHQLQQHQPAHSQLHHHHHHLLHHGGHCAATASLPFLYGNGCASKRKPDQVDEILKQETHDDDAHWTNFDREEIEVKDRITDELLKSLLLEALKDMGEAYGGKLKRGRLAKRQESAM from the exons ATGGATGATTTTGACTCCGCTACGTACTCCATCGAATCGGAACCGGATCGGAAGCGGATTCCGCTTGACGATGTAATACTCCCAACGGTACGGCGCAGTGCAATACAGATCGTGACCCTATCGCCACGCCGCCAGGCGAAGCGATCGATGCCACTTACCGGCGATATGGATGGCACGATGCAGGTAACAAAGCTGGTGCTTAAAACGCCACCCGGCAGCCCCAAACGACAGCCCAAAGCCCCCGGTGTGCTGGTGAAATCGATACAGACGATTGCTGGACCGGGTCTTACCGGCGTTACCACCCAGCATGGAACAACGGTGGCCGCAAAAGTGAACAACATCCTGACGGAGAAACGTAACCTTCCACTGCCGGTGGTGGACGATCACACCGGCGCCCCGTACCGGATCATCCCGATCCACCGCTCGCCTCAGCATAAGGATAGCAAAAGCGAGTTCGAAGCACGGCGATCGGAGCGAGAGCACGCGACGCACGAATTTCAAGATTTCCTTCGGGAAAGCtttaaggaaaacaaaacccctccTCCCTCTACACCACCCCTGCCGGCTGTACCGTCCTCCTCATCCGCGATCGAAGTCACTCGTTTGGTGGAATCGACTGGACCATCGGATACGGAAAGTGCGCCCCGTGGTGGAATACAGTTCAAAAGTACCGGCAAGACTGGTATTTCAAAGTTGGAAAGTTGTATGATTGCACCGAGAGAGCAGATGAAACCCATCGAAGTCGAATCTCAGCATGCCGGGCAGGAGAAGGAAGTTCATGTAGCTGCACCAACGCCCGCGGCTCGTCGCTCGTTGCTAATGGAAACCGCACCATTGCCACCGACTACCGTTCATACGTCAAACGAACAGACTGCAATTGAAAGTATTAAAAGTATGCCCGTGGGTGCGAAAACTGTAACCACTAGTATTAAACATCCACCTGAAGTAAAGCAAGAATCTCACGAAACTGTCGAAACCGCAGCGAAAGCGACACGTTCTAACCCAGTACGGCCAAAGCCGCCAACCAAACCCACCCCTACAAAAACTGCCCCGAAGGAAGAggtgaagaagaaggagaaatcTTACGATCCCGCCAAGGCCCGTGAATTCATGAAAGAGCAGCAAGCGAAACGACGGCTGGAGAAAAAGGATGCTCTGACCAGTGGAACGGCCACCAGTTCCAAAGGTGCCGCCGAAAAAGACCTCATCAAGAAGCGGCTGGAAACGCTCCGACAGAGCTCACAAAAGTTGGTATCGAAAAACTTGCAAAAAGCACGCAAACGGTCAGTCTCTTGCACTCCGAATGGAGGTTCCAGCAAACCGATTGCTACAAGTAACGATAAAAGTACTGCTTCTGCACAGCCCAAGAACCGCGCAGGTGCAGTTAAGCCTTCGTTGGGATTGCGAAAATTTGCCTCCACTCCTACATTGCGACTAGTAAAGAGAGAAAATGTTCCGAACGAAGAGAAACAGAGTAATCCATTAAAGAAGGCAGAACCAGAACAACCTGTGCGAAGTGTTGCTGAGCCACACTCAGCCGCCAGTCGTAGCAGTGATGGACGAGGAGGAGCCAAAGGTACGGCGTCAGAGAGATCCGCTAACCCATCCACTGCCAGCAGTAGTAGGACGGGTAAAGCTAGCCTTAAAATTGGCATTCTACGCAAACCGGACAGCATGGCGTTGGATGATATTGTTTCGCCGAGTCCGTTGAAACCGTTGCCAAAAACTGCAAAGGTAAACGCGCAGCTAATAGTGATCAAGGCGGATCAGGACGAGGCGATCGAAGCGGCAGAAAAGGAACTGAAACTTCAAGTGCCGGATGTAAAGCTTGTGGCGCCAAATACAACAGCCGCATTGGGTGTGTCACAAGATCGCGAACGTCCTTATACTGTTGCAAGGGAAGAAGAACATCCCGCGCACGACCATCACGCTGAACCGGTCAAGAGCATTCCTTCCTGGCTGAAACAATCGCTACGCCAGCCCGATCCATATCCTTTCATATTGGCCGTGCGTAAAAAGCTCGAAGCCGTGCAAAACGTTCGCGAGGAGAAAGTACAACCGATCGCTACagaggaaaagcaaaaagtcACACAACAGCAGCTGTCTGGAACAAGATATAACGCctatttgaatgaaatagAAAGTGTTCCGTACATCAGGAAGAAAGCAACCGGCTATCCTCAACCGACTGAAGTcattgcaacaaacaaacgacaaTCGAAAGATACTCTCGATGGAGAATCGGCCATTGTGACGAAAATATCGACATGCGCTTCACCAAACACTACGTCCGAGATAAGCTCAATTCGATCGGACATTGCTctaccgctgccaccgctaTTCAGTAGCACAAAAATAGAGATACCACCGGCCACAACTGCACCATTTTATCCTGCCACAGCAAGCGGCGGCCCCATTAGTCCTCTTTCGGTCGATCGAATTTCACAAATGAAAATAGCCACTCCCGGCAACATGTCTCGATCATCGCACATTGTCAATCTCACAAAATCACTCGAAAGTAAAAACGAAGAAAGAGTTAAACCACAAACTGCTGCCGCCGCATTCCGTCCAGAAGCTCCAACCACTCTACAGCAATCGTTTAATGATCCGCAACCACTAGATCGATCACAGCGGGAGCTTGAGTATCAGCGCCTGTTGGAATCGTTCAATCGTAGCCTAACACACGTGATCGAGGTTAATCAGCAGCTTTACTCAGCCCTCAAAAATGTCCCATCCGCCCCAGCGATTCCACCCTTCCCACAGGAGGTGCTAAGGATACGTGATGAAATGACACAAACATCGCTACCGATACCAGTCCTTCCAAAGCCTGCTGTGGTAGCAATAGAACAACTGCAAGATAACAAAGTGTCCGGTGCAAGTACAACAACGGCCTCAAACTACAGCGATGACTTTGAACATCAAAGTCAAACAGAAGCTCCACCGCCTGTGCCGGAACGAAGTGCTAACGACACAATAGCAGTATCATCGAGCACAACTTTCTCTTCCGGCTCTTCATCGCCAGCTTCCTCGGACAGTAACTCGGgcagtgccagcagcagcagtagtagcgaCTCCGCCGATAGTAACACTAACAACAGCTCATCTTCACAATCTTCATCTGCATCATCGATGGACCACGAACGGATTGATTCGCCGCGAAGAGCTGTAAATCACCCACCAGCAAATGCCACCGACGATGAACGAAAGGCTAAAAGTAACACCACCACGGCTCACTCTAGTGATTTCGATTCACGTTCATTCAGCCTGTCGGATAGTCACAACAACACGATGAACAATCAACCACCGCAGCCGGAAGAGTATTTGCCGTCGTTCGAGGAGAGCTTGCGCAGGCGGCAATTGCCGCCAATGGGACATCAACATGATGGTTTTGAAAAACGAAgcaatgaaaacgaaaaaggaCTTGCTGGTGGCGAGCAAAACGTCTCCCAGGATAGTAGCATCAGTGAACAATTGCCACCAGAGGATCGAGAGGAGGAACAATCGTTCAGTTTCAATCATTCGGAAAAGGCAAACGATCTAAAGGTGAATGCTGTGCCACCGATGGTAAGCAATTTGTCGGAAGAAAGCATCAAGAAGGATCTCCCTCAAGTGAAAAACGATACGCTGCCATACGAGGAGAATTTGGATGCGACGATCAACAGCGATCTTCTCGCCGCCATGTTCAATCGAACCGATCTGGAAGTGTCCATCCTATCGACAACCGTGTCCGAAACCAATCTAAGCTATTCTTCAATCGGAATG TTTGATCAACTCATACAAAACGAACGCAGCAAGGAAGATCAGCTCGTGTCGCGCGTGCAGTCGAAGCAGAAAGCTTTACTGAACCGCGCCAAAGGGCAGCTGGCTTGGCTGGAGCTTCAGAAGCAGCGCTACCGCGAGAAGGGCATGACGGATCAGATAACGGCCGTTAAGAAGAAGCAGCGTGCAATACTGTTGCGGCTCGAGAAGGATCGAGCGGAGCTGAACAG GGCAATTAAATCATCGACGGAATCATCGCGCACGGTGACCGGCAATCATGGCCATGTGCTGACATCGCGGGTGATGGATAGCAAGCTTACCTCGTACTGCTCATCACCGGTGGCGAACAATTCCGGTTCGCTCACGCTGCGCAAATCGTCCCGCAAGGTAAGTGCCACCGTTCACCAGCAGCACGCGCCGGAAAACCAGCATCGCGGCATAACCGGTACGGCTACGACGACTACAAACAATTCGATACAGATAGCGATACGGGGTCGAGAACTGGAACCAAACGAACGCTTAGAAGA CATTTTGTTACGCCGTGAAGAGGAGCTGCGCAAACGCAAGGAGCACGTGCAGCGCTTGCTAGAGTGGCACCGCAAGCTGGAGCGAGAAGAGGAAGAGCTAATTGCAGTCGAGGATCGCCTACTAGCGTACAACAGTCGCAAATTGGAGTCCGCTGGTGGTGGACAACAGCACACACCGCGCAAAGAAGCGTCGATCGAGGCACGGGTGGAAAGCATTGAGAAGAGTTTGCGCATTTTGCACAGCATCCCGCCCGCCATCGTCCGCCGGGCTAAGGAGGAACGGGATGATGGCGACTCATCGAGCGGTAGGGCAGCGGAAGTGGAGGAAGAAACTGTGCTAACGAGAGGCAGCAAGCTGAATCGATTGTGGTACCGGTTGACGGGTGTGAAGGAGCAACGGTACGAGCCGGCCCGCAATTATCCTGTAACCCGTCCCCACATGGAAGCCCTGTACGAGGATGCTAAACGGTGCGTGCTGGAGGGTTTCCAGCGCAACGATGTGCAGCTGAGGGAAGCATTGCTTGAGCAATCGATCGGTATCAGTCACCGCGGAGGCAATGAAACGGTTGACAGTCACATTGAAAGTGTGGAGGAGAATAAATCCCATCAAAGTTCGGTTGCTGGAGAAGAAACGGTGCGTGTTGTTCCACCGCAAGTTGAACTTGTTGCAAAAGAACCTGAAAATGACATCGTTGCGAAGGGAATGGATGAAACAGTAGTGCCGGAACACGTGGAAACGGTCGCAAAGGAAGAAACAGCAATGTTGGAGCAAGCGGAAAACATCTCTCAGGAGGACACAGATGCACCAGAGTGTGATCTACCTCCGATGGAAGAAGACGCAGGTAAATGTTTGCTCTCTTCCACCGTTAACGGATGGTCACCGCCGGCTAGCCGCAGAAGCATCGAATCGGTCGAGTTCCACACACTGGAGGAAACGCCAACGCAGCACTATCAATCGGCGCTAGAAAACGAAATGGCCACCGAGCGGGACCGGGGCGAAGAAGAAACGGTCAAAAGCGACAGCTACTCGACGTCGTTCGAAGAGCAGCCGCACGAAGGCACAGACGAAGCGGATGTGAGTGCTGCTGTGGCCGAAGAAAGTCAACAGTTGATAGAGGATATGTCGTTGccgccgatgctgctgctgctcaacaACACGACCGAACAACTCGAGATTGACGATGAGGATGGTTCCGCAACAAGCAgcagtaatagtagtagtagtagcagtactACTAGCAGCTGTGAAAGTAGCGCCACGGTGGAATTGTCCGTTCCGTTGGCGGTGGAGGAAAAGCTACCGGACGGAGTGGTTACATCAGAAGAACATGATTTAGCGATGAGCGACGCTACCAGCATTTCCATTGCTCAATCGTTGGAAGATGTAAGCGAAAGTGAGTCCGTTTCGAACACAACCACGCCGACAACCGTTACGCCAACGATGGCAATTGAAATCGTTGAAAAAGAGGCAGGATCGGACAAAAATCAGCTAGAGCCGGAAGATGAACGGTCTAATGAGTTGAAAACGGAGGTAACCCCGAGCAAGGAGGATGTTCCTGCaaatcaaccaccaccaacgtcGGAAAGCGATTACGAAGACGAAGAGTTTCACACGAAATCGTCGAGCGGACAAGGCGGCACTACCTCAGAATTAGCCAAACGACTCGCCACGCTGCACGATGAGCTGGAGGAGCTAAGCGAAACGTTCGAACGTACGCCGCTAATGAAATCACCCTTAATGGCAACCCCACCGCAAGCGCTGCCGGATCACCCGGTGGAGGATCAGAACAGCTCAGAAGAAACGATCACGTTTGATTATGATGAAGATGGTGGTGAAATTACTCCACCCTCGGAGGAACCGGTGAAAGGTGAAGAGGAAGAACAATCTTCAACGAGTGAGTCAAAGGAGGAGGAAGACCAGGCCGCTTCGAAAATAGAGGTGAAACTACGCTCAAAGACGGTGGCAAGCGATGATACGATCGCGATCGCTACGGGAACTACCTCTGCTGCGTACGGTCGGGATGATCATACGGAGAGCATTGCaacgccaccaccagcaccaccgtcCCCCAGCATCGGTGTGCGCATGCCGGACATCATCAACGAGGCGGAAGTGCTGCGCCGCCAGCAGCTACAGATCGAGCAGGAGATCAAGGAGCTCGAGCAGCAGGTGGGATTCTTCCGCGAAATCCCCAACAAACCACCTCCACCGTACATCCCACCCGCCAACGGTAGCCCGCTGGCGCTCCTCTTTCCACCCGATGCACGCATCGACGAGCTGATTGACGGGCGGGTGGAACAGTTGCATCGCGATCGCGTCGCACCGGAAAGCTTACGCTCCGATCACGTAACGAACGTGTACGAAAAGCTCATCCTCGACATGTGCGTCGAGTTTTATCGCGATCTGCGCCCAGCCGAACCGACCGTCTCGTTCCGCACGATAGCGCACGACAAGCGACCGCTCGTGTTCCACAATCCGCCCGATGCGCTGGGCTGCATGAAGGATTACATACGGGCGAAAATCCGACGCGTCCTGTCCGACGCACAGCTTACgcttcagcagcaacagcagcaacatcagcagcatcagctgctgctgcatcatcagctgcagcaacatcagccCGCACACTCCCagctgcatcatcatcatcatcatttgctgCACCACGGGGGACACTGTGCGGCCACGGCATCGTTGCCCTTCCTGTACGGTAACGGGTGTGCCAGCAAGCGCAAACCGGACCAGGTGGACGAGATACTGAAGCAGGAAACGCACGATGACGATGCGCACTGGACCAACTTCGATCGGGAGGAGATCGAGGTGAAGGATCGCATTACGGACGAGCTGCTGAAATCGCTGCTGCTCGAGGCGCTCAAAGATATGGGCGAAGCGTACGGGGGTAAGTTGAAACGGGGCCGGCTGGCCAAACGACAGGAAAGTGCCATGtag